Proteins encoded by one window of Gemmatimonas aurantiaca:
- the mreD gene encoding rod shape-determining protein MreD, translating to MAVPQSPSGAANVARAWIGFALLIAAHFGVRPLISARVDVDFALIAILFSAVRMRPGLAAVTGFLVGLALDAMAPGSFGAHALALTLIGYGASWLKAVFFADHVGLTGLFVFLGKWVLDIALTLLTGVSSGISLVIALLVWSPLSAALTAAVAVLLLVMFRPLYRPQTL from the coding sequence ATGGCCGTTCCCCAGTCGCCGTCGGGCGCGGCGAACGTCGCCCGTGCCTGGATCGGTTTTGCACTGCTCATCGCGGCGCACTTTGGCGTGCGCCCGTTGATCTCCGCGCGAGTGGATGTGGATTTTGCCCTCATCGCCATTCTCTTCTCGGCCGTGCGCATGCGTCCGGGACTGGCCGCGGTGACCGGCTTCCTGGTGGGCCTCGCACTCGATGCCATGGCGCCGGGGAGTTTCGGGGCGCACGCGCTGGCGCTCACGCTCATCGGCTACGGCGCCTCCTGGCTCAAGGCCGTGTTTTTTGCCGACCACGTGGGACTCACGGGGTTGTTCGTCTTTCTCGGCAAATGGGTGCTGGACATCGCACTCACCTTGCTGACCGGTGTATCATCCGGAATCTCCCTGGTGATCGCGTTGCTGGTGTGGTCACCGTTGTCGGCCGCGCTCACGGCGGCGGTGGCGGTGTTGCTGCTGGTGATGTTCCGTCCGTTGTATCGACCGCAGACCCTCTGA
- the mrdA gene encoding penicillin-binding protein 2: MRRARVARGLLFASFLALGAAFFRAQVLESAAYALQAESNRLREVPLPGARGIIYDRKGEIIAENLPGYSVSILSPTEDSLRSALRTLSQVVTIDSAQQALAVRRYRRAPTRPAVIFNDASFQVVSVLEERRVEFPGLIIQSAPKRYYPDGEAMAALVGYTGEISEDELARDRFEGYKAGQQIGKAGVELEYEEQLRGREGSRFVEVDARNRVVRDAGVRPDVQPEAPPPLRTNIDLDLQKYAHDYFADSLRGAVVALEPTTGGVLALYSAPSYDINRFVGGVSSAFFQTLLSDPHTPLVNRAIQGTYPPASTWKLATAVIGLQLGLVTMDTRMEQPCTGGYYYGRVFKCWDKRGHGDVTLAQAIAKSCDVYFYQLGLKIGLNRLLAGGVKLGFGEKTGIDIPNERTPTWPENTDYFDRKYGARGWNKSVALSLSIGQANNAQTPLNMARFYTALATDGRAATPQVVAHEPERKQILDLTPEQLDGVKLALADVVSRGTAAGARIQGLTIAGKTGTAQVPPLKDFAWFVGYAPADEPKIVLAIVIEEGLHGSTAARVATKLMERYLKAQLTMTSVISD, encoded by the coding sequence TTGCGTCGTGCGCGTGTGGCGCGCGGGCTGCTGTTCGCCTCGTTCCTGGCTCTGGGTGCGGCGTTTTTCCGTGCGCAGGTGCTGGAGAGTGCGGCCTATGCGCTGCAGGCCGAGAGCAATCGTCTGCGCGAAGTGCCGCTGCCGGGAGCGCGCGGCATCATCTACGACCGGAAGGGCGAGATCATCGCCGAGAATCTGCCGGGGTATTCGGTGTCGATTCTCAGTCCCACCGAGGACTCGCTGCGTTCCGCGCTACGGACACTGTCGCAGGTGGTCACGATCGACTCGGCGCAGCAGGCGCTGGCCGTGCGTCGGTATCGTCGCGCGCCCACACGACCGGCGGTGATTTTCAACGACGCCTCGTTCCAGGTGGTGTCGGTGCTGGAAGAGCGGCGCGTGGAGTTCCCGGGACTCATCATCCAGAGTGCCCCCAAGCGCTACTATCCCGACGGGGAAGCGATGGCCGCGCTGGTGGGGTATACGGGGGAAATCTCCGAAGACGAACTCGCGCGCGATCGCTTCGAGGGCTACAAGGCCGGCCAGCAGATCGGCAAAGCGGGCGTGGAGCTGGAATACGAAGAGCAATTGCGCGGTCGTGAAGGCAGCCGCTTCGTGGAAGTCGATGCGCGCAATCGCGTGGTGCGTGATGCCGGTGTGCGTCCCGATGTGCAGCCGGAAGCCCCGCCACCGCTCCGCACGAACATCGATCTCGATCTGCAGAAGTACGCGCACGACTATTTCGCCGATTCGCTGCGTGGCGCGGTGGTGGCGCTCGAGCCCACCACGGGTGGTGTGCTCGCGTTGTACAGCGCACCGAGCTACGACATCAATCGTTTCGTGGGCGGTGTGTCGAGCGCGTTCTTTCAGACATTGCTGAGCGATCCCCATACACCGCTGGTGAATCGGGCCATTCAAGGCACCTATCCACCGGCCTCCACATGGAAGCTCGCCACCGCGGTCATCGGGCTCCAGCTCGGTCTGGTGACGATGGATACGCGCATGGAGCAGCCTTGCACGGGCGGCTACTACTACGGCCGTGTCTTCAAATGCTGGGACAAACGCGGCCATGGTGATGTGACGCTGGCGCAGGCCATCGCCAAGTCCTGCGACGTGTACTTCTATCAGCTCGGTCTCAAGATCGGGTTGAATCGTCTGCTGGCGGGTGGCGTGAAGCTGGGGTTCGGTGAGAAGACCGGAATCGATATTCCCAACGAACGCACCCCCACGTGGCCCGAGAACACGGATTACTTCGATCGCAAGTACGGCGCCCGGGGCTGGAACAAATCGGTGGCGCTCAGTCTGTCCATCGGGCAGGCCAACAATGCGCAGACGCCGCTCAACATGGCGCGCTTCTATACGGCGCTGGCCACCGACGGCCGTGCCGCGACGCCGCAGGTCGTGGCCCATGAACCCGAGCGGAAGCAGATCCTCGATCTCACCCCCGAGCAGCTCGACGGGGTGAAGCTCGCACTGGCCGACGTCGTGTCGCGCGGCACCGCGGCTGGCGCACGGATTCAGGGGCTTACGATTGCCGGCAAGACCGGCACCGCGCAGGTGCCGCCGCTCAAGGACTTCGCCTGGTTCGTGGGGTACGCACCGGCCGACGAGCCGAAGATCGTGCTGGCCATCGTCATCGAAGAAGGTCTTCACGGTTCGACCGCGGCACGGGTCGCCACCAAGCTCATGGAGCGATATCTGAAGGCGCAGCTCACCATGACCAGCGTCATCAGCGACTGA
- the rodA gene encoding rod shape-determining protein RodA, producing the protein MPFTSVLRRQSIDFPLLLIALLLTGFGIAMVFSAGQIDAPSTLIAGAWKRQSAWFALSLVVTWVVTRGSVRLIEWSAWPLYALSCALLVLVLFVGTGAGTAASVKGWLSIGGIRLGQPAELAKLATTLMLARVLAAQREPPRSLVDLWRPLLVVGIPWLLVMKQPDLGTGIVFIGICFAMLFWAGVQWQLLVMLASPGISLVLAFSTGIWGAWFLMLVALVLWYRPYLAEGVVVIVANVVTGVVAPLLWDKLKPYQQKRLLVFLDPSIDMKGSGYHVTQSKVAIGSGGLFGQGFTQGSQKRLQFLPERHTDFIFSVVGEELGFLGVSLALALFLALFLRSTRVASRANDAFPSLAAFGLVAAWFVHVMVNVGMTLNLMPVTGIPLPFFSYGPSFLLVSWIAVAVLLRISAEGRGQPDAIGL; encoded by the coding sequence ATGCCGTTCACCAGCGTTCTGCGTCGACAGAGCATCGACTTTCCGCTCCTGCTCATCGCCCTGTTGCTCACCGGCTTCGGCATCGCGATGGTGTTTTCCGCAGGGCAGATCGATGCACCGTCCACCCTCATTGCCGGGGCGTGGAAACGGCAGTCGGCCTGGTTCGCGCTGTCGTTGGTGGTGACGTGGGTGGTCACGCGGGGTTCGGTGCGGTTGATCGAATGGAGTGCGTGGCCGCTGTACGCATTGAGTTGTGCGCTGCTCGTGCTTGTGCTGTTCGTGGGCACCGGCGCCGGCACGGCGGCCAGTGTGAAAGGGTGGCTGAGCATCGGCGGCATACGTCTCGGCCAGCCGGCCGAACTCGCCAAACTGGCGACCACGCTGATGCTCGCCCGGGTGCTCGCGGCACAGCGTGAACCGCCGCGCTCCCTGGTCGACCTGTGGCGTCCGCTGCTGGTGGTGGGAATCCCCTGGCTGCTCGTGATGAAGCAGCCCGACCTGGGCACCGGCATCGTCTTCATCGGCATCTGTTTTGCCATGTTGTTCTGGGCCGGCGTGCAATGGCAGTTGCTCGTCATGCTCGCGAGTCCCGGCATCAGTCTGGTGCTGGCGTTCAGCACCGGCATCTGGGGCGCGTGGTTTCTGATGCTCGTGGCGCTGGTGCTGTGGTATCGGCCCTATCTGGCCGAAGGCGTGGTGGTGATCGTGGCTAACGTCGTCACCGGCGTGGTGGCGCCGCTGCTCTGGGACAAACTCAAACCGTACCAGCAGAAACGCCTGCTGGTGTTTCTCGACCCCAGCATCGACATGAAGGGGTCGGGTTACCACGTCACGCAGAGCAAGGTGGCCATCGGCTCGGGCGGGCTGTTTGGACAGGGGTTCACCCAGGGCAGTCAGAAACGTCTGCAGTTCCTTCCCGAACGGCACACCGATTTCATCTTCTCGGTGGTGGGTGAGGAGCTGGGGTTTCTCGGGGTGAGTCTGGCCCTGGCCCTGTTCCTGGCGCTCTTTCTGCGCAGCACCCGCGTGGCCTCCCGGGCCAACGACGCGTTTCCCAGTCTGGCTGCGTTCGGCCTCGTGGCGGCGTGGTTCGTGCACGTCATGGTCAACGTGGGGATGACGCTCAACCTCATGCCCGTCACCGGCATCCCGCTGCCATTTTTCAGTTATGGCCCCTCATTCCTGCTCGTGAGCTGGATTGCGGTGGCCGTGCTGTTGCGTATTTCCGCCGAAGGGCGGGGGCAGCCCGACGCGATCGGGCTCTAG
- the accD gene encoding acetyl-CoA carboxylase, carboxyltransferase subunit beta, whose product MAWFRKEKKPRQPRRERLEIPPDTWEKCEACGHTDIRDKFLRNLNVCPACDFHRRLRAWDYASFLIDDGSLNEVGGELRSVDPLGFPDYPARLKKALTNAGDTDAILTVTGLLEGMPVGIGIMDFSFMGGSMGSVVGEKIARLGQRSLEKKHPLVIVSASGGARMQEGILSLMQMAKASAVLSQLAERRIPYISVLTNPTTGGVSASFAMLGDAILAEPGAVIGFAGPRVIKQTLGQDLPEGFQTAEFLLEKGMVDRVVHRKELKDTLSRLLRHMTGRPAAQAQAQQDV is encoded by the coding sequence ATGGCCTGGTTCCGGAAGGAAAAAAAGCCCCGTCAGCCGCGCCGCGAACGCCTCGAGATCCCGCCGGATACGTGGGAGAAGTGCGAGGCCTGCGGCCATACCGACATCCGCGACAAGTTCCTCCGGAACTTGAACGTGTGCCCGGCGTGCGATTTCCATCGCCGCCTGCGGGCGTGGGACTATGCTTCGTTTCTCATCGACGACGGTTCGCTCAATGAAGTCGGTGGTGAGTTGCGATCCGTCGACCCGCTCGGGTTTCCCGACTATCCGGCACGCCTGAAGAAGGCGCTGACCAATGCCGGGGACACCGACGCCATCCTCACCGTCACCGGTCTGCTGGAAGGCATGCCGGTAGGCATCGGCATCATGGACTTCTCGTTCATGGGCGGATCGATGGGTTCGGTGGTGGGCGAGAAGATCGCGCGCCTGGGGCAACGTTCACTCGAGAAGAAACACCCGCTGGTGATCGTCTCCGCCTCCGGTGGCGCACGCATGCAGGAGGGCATTCTCTCGCTCATGCAGATGGCCAAGGCGTCCGCGGTGCTGTCGCAGCTGGCCGAGCGGCGCATTCCCTACATCTCCGTGCTCACCAATCCCACCACGGGGGGCGTGAGCGCCAGTTTTGCCATGCTGGGCGACGCCATCCTTGCCGAACCGGGTGCGGTCATCGGCTTTGCGGGTCCGCGTGTCATCAAGCAGACGCTTGGTCAGGATCTGCCGGAAGGCTTCCAGACGGCGGAGTTCCTGCTGGAGAAGGGAATGGTGGACCGCGTGGTGCACCGGAAGGAGCTCAAGGACACGCTGTCGCGTCTCCTGCGCCACATGACCGGACGCCCCGCCGCCCAGGCCCAGGCTCAACAGGACGTCTGA
- a CDS encoding folylpolyglutamate synthase/dihydrofolate synthase family protein, which yields MNAASPASDSASASAYHAALERLFARTGGAWRLGLDRVTELLARLGDPHRRYPVFHVAGTNGKGSTVATLDAILRGAGLRVGRYTSPHLVDFAERVVVNGEPMTHAAITEWLVGHEPLLTELGATFFEATTAMALSYFAAQQVDVAIVEVGLGGRLDATNIVQPVAAAVTQIGFDHLEFLGDTLEAIAGEKAGIFKSGAAAVVGDTRPGIRDLLQQRAEQAGSAPVLVTGRDWQVEEIVVDAQGTSFTLTVDGVTRRLTTPLVGQFQAHNTSVALALLRSAGGRWADIEREAGRYLPSVRIAGRFHRTPPWLFDVAHNADGAATVVANLLSVGAPHPITAVVCVLRDKDWRGILQAVARAAERIIVTMAPTAPANRTWNLDDVMDWAVVEGLPVVRRDDFGTALTEAQVGAATVLVTGSFHTVGDAMERLQVDPLAR from the coding sequence ATGAATGCGGCATCTCCCGCATCGGATTCCGCCTCAGCGTCCGCCTACCATGCCGCACTGGAGCGGCTCTTTGCGCGTACCGGCGGCGCCTGGCGCCTGGGTCTCGACCGGGTGACGGAACTGTTGGCGCGTCTGGGCGATCCGCATCGCCGCTACCCGGTCTTCCACGTCGCCGGTACGAACGGGAAGGGCAGTACCGTGGCCACGCTCGATGCGATCCTGCGAGGCGCCGGCTTGCGCGTGGGGCGTTATACATCGCCCCACCTGGTGGATTTTGCCGAACGTGTCGTCGTGAACGGCGAGCCCATGACACATGCGGCCATCACCGAGTGGCTCGTCGGACACGAACCGCTGCTCACCGAGCTCGGGGCGACGTTTTTCGAGGCGACGACGGCCATGGCGCTGTCGTATTTCGCCGCGCAGCAGGTGGATGTCGCCATCGTGGAAGTGGGACTGGGCGGACGTCTGGATGCCACGAACATCGTGCAACCCGTGGCGGCTGCGGTGACGCAGATCGGCTTCGATCACCTGGAGTTTCTGGGCGATACACTCGAAGCCATTGCCGGCGAGAAGGCCGGGATCTTCAAGTCGGGCGCCGCGGCCGTCGTGGGGGATACACGGCCCGGCATTCGTGATCTGCTGCAGCAGCGCGCCGAGCAGGCGGGCAGTGCGCCGGTGCTCGTGACGGGCCGGGACTGGCAGGTGGAAGAGATCGTGGTGGACGCCCAGGGCACCTCGTTCACGCTCACGGTGGACGGCGTCACGCGCCGCCTCACGACGCCACTGGTGGGACAATTCCAGGCGCACAATACCTCGGTGGCCCTGGCGCTGTTGCGCAGCGCTGGGGGGCGCTGGGCCGATATCGAGCGGGAGGCGGGCCGATACCTCCCGTCCGTGCGGATCGCCGGCCGATTCCATCGGACGCCGCCGTGGCTCTTCGACGTGGCGCACAACGCCGACGGCGCGGCCACCGTGGTGGCCAATCTGCTCTCGGTGGGCGCGCCGCACCCCATCACGGCGGTGGTCTGCGTCCTGCGCGACAAGGACTGGCGTGGCATCCTGCAGGCGGTCGCACGCGCGGCGGAACGCATCATCGTCACCATGGCGCCCACGGCACCGGCCAACCGGACCTGGAACCTCGACGATGTCATGGACTGGGCGGTCGTCGAGGGGCTGCCCGTGGTGCGCCGCGACGACTTCGGGACGGCACTCACGGAGGCGCAGGTCGGGGCGGCCACGGTGCTCGTCACCGGATCGTTCCACACCGTCGGCGACGCGATGGAACGGTTGCAGGTCGATCCGTTGGCTCGGTAG
- the hisS gene encoding histidine--tRNA ligase, which translates to MSHKPLPGFRDFYPDQFAERAHIFDTWRRVVRRYAFQEYDGPPLEPLELYTQKSGEEIVTQLYNFVDKGDRPVAMRPEMTPTFARMVGTKAQTLRKPVRWFSLPQLFRYERTQKGRLREHFQLNVDIVGEADVLADAELVSVAIEIMRALGLTHTDVRARVSDRRLLNGLLEHLGIAEDTWPAVYAVLDKLERQPREVSAEKLAEAGVDTQTAEVILGFATLDFATMQARYGEAPAVKPHAERFAQYLAHCDALGVGAWMQFDLTIVRGLAYYTGIVFELFDNVGEFRAICGGGRYDTLLKSLGGTDLPALGFGMGDVVLGELLRARGLMQSAAVPLQYWVAEAPDAPAAPAGALRTASALRTTGCVVEYALRAQKLDKQLEAGRKAGAGAFVIVDPSSTDAPWRVRRAGHDDQTFTTLEALVAWASSHSGSHA; encoded by the coding sequence ATGTCACACAAGCCGCTCCCGGGTTTCCGAGACTTCTACCCAGACCAGTTCGCCGAACGAGCCCATATCTTCGACACCTGGCGCCGCGTCGTGCGGCGCTATGCGTTTCAGGAGTACGATGGGCCGCCGCTCGAGCCGCTCGAGCTCTACACGCAGAAGAGCGGCGAGGAGATCGTCACCCAGCTCTACAACTTCGTGGACAAGGGTGACCGCCCGGTGGCCATGCGCCCCGAGATGACGCCGACCTTTGCGCGCATGGTGGGGACCAAGGCGCAGACGCTGCGCAAGCCCGTGCGCTGGTTCTCGCTGCCCCAGCTCTTCCGCTACGAGCGCACGCAGAAGGGCCGGCTGCGCGAGCACTTCCAGCTCAACGTGGATATCGTCGGTGAAGCGGATGTGCTGGCCGACGCCGAACTCGTGTCGGTGGCCATCGAGATCATGCGCGCGCTGGGACTCACGCACACCGATGTGCGTGCCCGTGTGAGTGATCGACGGCTGCTCAACGGTCTGCTCGAACATCTCGGCATTGCCGAGGACACGTGGCCGGCGGTCTATGCGGTGCTCGACAAACTCGAACGGCAGCCGCGTGAGGTCTCGGCGGAGAAGCTGGCCGAGGCGGGGGTCGATACGCAGACCGCCGAGGTGATTCTCGGATTCGCCACGCTGGATTTTGCGACCATGCAGGCCCGGTACGGTGAAGCGCCGGCCGTGAAGCCGCATGCCGAACGGTTCGCGCAATACCTCGCGCATTGCGACGCACTGGGTGTCGGCGCGTGGATGCAGTTCGATCTCACGATCGTGCGTGGCCTCGCGTATTACACCGGCATCGTGTTCGAACTGTTCGACAACGTCGGCGAGTTCCGCGCGATCTGCGGCGGGGGACGGTACGACACCCTGCTCAAGTCCCTGGGTGGCACCGATCTGCCTGCCCTGGGTTTTGGCATGGGCGACGTGGTGCTCGGCGAGTTGTTGCGCGCGCGCGGTCTGATGCAGAGCGCGGCCGTGCCGTTGCAGTACTGGGTCGCGGAAGCGCCCGATGCCCCGGCGGCGCCGGCCGGCGCGCTGCGCACGGCGTCCGCCCTTCGGACGACCGGATGTGTGGTGGAATATGCGCTCCGGGCACAGAAGCTCGACAAACAGCTCGAAGCCGGTCGCAAGGCCGGCGCGGGCGCTTTCGTGATCGTCGACCCTTCCAGCACCGACGCGCCGTGGCGCGTGCGACGTGCGGGGCACGACGATCAGACGTTCACCACGCTCGAGGCCCTCGTGGCCTGGGCGTCTTCGCATTCCGGATCACACGCATGA
- the proS gene encoding proline--tRNA ligase has translation MSDDKKLTTRAENFSDWYNELVLRAELADYSPVRGCMVIRPWGYGIWERMQRALDDMFKATGHVNAYFPLFIPESFLSKEAEHVEGFAPECAVVTHGGGKQLEERLVVRPTSETIIYSMFAKWVQSYRDLPLLYNQWANVVRWEMRTRLFLRTMEFLWQEGHTAHATHDEAEAETRRMLGVYRTFMEEYMAMPVITGQKTEAEKFAGALRTYCTEAMMQDNKALQAGTSHNLGQNFAKAFDLTFQNEAGQQDHAWNTSWGVSTRMIGGLVMTHSDDAGLRLPPRLAPTQMVIVPIWKTDEERAATIEAAKRIAEELGSFKRPDHERIRVHVDDRIGIKPGAKYYHWELRGVPLRMEIGPRDLASSSGMLVRRDTREKRSIAFDTLRTELPVILETIQADMLAAARARLEANSIRERISYDRFKEIMDGPGGFVYAGWNGDPAVEQRVKEETKATIRCIPDAEFRSPEAPTTCMVTGEPAKYEVVWARSY, from the coding sequence ATGAGTGACGACAAGAAGCTGACCACCCGCGCCGAGAACTTCAGCGATTGGTACAACGAACTCGTTCTCCGCGCCGAACTGGCCGACTATTCGCCGGTGCGCGGCTGTATGGTGATCCGGCCGTGGGGCTATGGCATCTGGGAGCGCATGCAGCGCGCGCTGGACGACATGTTCAAGGCCACGGGCCATGTGAACGCGTACTTCCCGCTGTTCATTCCCGAGAGCTTCCTGTCGAAGGAGGCGGAGCACGTGGAAGGGTTCGCGCCCGAGTGCGCGGTCGTCACGCACGGCGGCGGCAAGCAGCTCGAGGAGCGGCTGGTGGTGCGTCCCACGTCGGAAACGATCATCTACTCGATGTTCGCCAAGTGGGTGCAGAGCTATCGTGATCTGCCCTTGCTGTACAATCAGTGGGCCAACGTGGTGCGCTGGGAAATGCGCACGCGTCTCTTCCTGCGCACCATGGAGTTCCTGTGGCAGGAAGGGCACACCGCGCACGCCACGCACGACGAAGCCGAAGCCGAGACGCGACGCATGCTGGGGGTGTATCGCACGTTCATGGAAGAATACATGGCCATGCCCGTGATCACCGGCCAGAAGACGGAGGCGGAGAAGTTCGCCGGCGCGCTGCGCACGTACTGCACGGAAGCGATGATGCAGGACAACAAGGCCCTGCAGGCCGGCACGTCGCACAATCTCGGACAGAATTTCGCGAAGGCGTTCGATCTCACCTTCCAGAACGAAGCGGGTCAGCAGGATCATGCGTGGAACACCAGCTGGGGCGTCTCCACGCGCATGATCGGCGGACTGGTGATGACACACAGCGACGACGCGGGCCTGCGCCTGCCGCCGCGTCTGGCGCCCACCCAGATGGTGATCGTGCCCATCTGGAAGACCGACGAGGAACGTGCGGCCACCATCGAGGCGGCGAAGCGGATTGCCGAGGAACTGGGCAGCTTCAAGCGTCCCGATCACGAACGGATCCGCGTGCATGTGGATGATCGCATCGGCATCAAACCCGGCGCGAAGTACTATCACTGGGAGTTGCGCGGCGTGCCGCTCCGCATGGAGATCGGACCGCGCGACCTGGCGTCCTCGAGTGGCATGCTGGTGCGCCGCGACACCCGCGAGAAGCGGTCCATCGCGTTCGACACTCTGCGCACCGAACTGCCGGTGATTCTCGAAACCATCCAGGCGGACATGCTGGCCGCGGCACGGGCCCGTCTCGAAGCCAACAGCATCCGCGAACGCATCAGCTACGATCGGTTCAAGGAGATCATGGATGGCCCGGGTGGTTTCGTGTATGCCGGCTGGAACGGCGACCCGGCAGTGGAACAGCGTGTGAAGGAAGAGACGAAGGCCACCATCCGGTGCATTCCGGATGCGGAGTTCCGTTCGCCGGAAGCGCCCACCACCTGCATGGTGACGGGTGAGCCGGCGAAGTACGAAGTCGTGTGGGCACGTTCGTACTGA
- the lysA gene encoding diaminopimelate decarboxylase — protein sequence MSSTGFDRRSGVLHAEGVPLPTIAAAVGTPAYVYCAGTIRARYQRLARAFEGIPHRIHFAMKANSTLAVLRLLQELGAGVDIVSGGELFRAREAGFEGRDVVFSGVGKTVQEIEQALDDRVLLINVESEAELVTIDAVAARKGVMAPIAIRVNPEVTVETPHAYIKTGEKGQKFGIPRDDISRLVGLIRELPHVTLRGLGMHLGSQIGNADPLRDALPRLLAAVETARSEGHDVRYLDVGGGLSVPYEAGEHDADVEDYAALVRAAGLETGLTLLLEPGRYIVAESGALLTRVLYRKHAAGKDFVVTDAGMNDLIRPALYQAYHAIEAVVDTPRTITADVVGPICESGDFFAKHRDLPDVAADDLLVIRTAGAYGYTMTSNYNSRPRPVEVLADGDRFAIITERERYEDLVRLERAHLQWRTI from the coding sequence ATGTCTTCCACCGGATTCGATCGTCGGAGCGGCGTCCTGCACGCTGAGGGCGTCCCGTTACCGACGATTGCGGCAGCCGTTGGCACACCCGCCTATGTGTATTGCGCCGGCACCATCCGGGCGCGCTACCAGCGACTCGCGCGGGCGTTCGAAGGCATTCCGCATCGCATTCACTTCGCGATGAAGGCCAACTCCACGCTGGCCGTGCTCCGGCTGTTGCAGGAACTCGGCGCCGGCGTCGACATCGTATCGGGCGGCGAACTCTTCCGCGCCCGCGAAGCCGGATTCGAAGGGCGCGATGTGGTGTTCAGCGGCGTGGGCAAGACGGTGCAGGAAATCGAGCAGGCGCTCGATGATCGTGTACTGCTGATCAACGTGGAATCGGAAGCCGAACTCGTGACCATCGATGCGGTGGCGGCGAGAAAGGGCGTCATGGCGCCGATCGCCATCCGCGTGAACCCCGAAGTCACCGTCGAGACGCCGCACGCGTACATCAAGACGGGGGAGAAGGGGCAGAAGTTCGGCATCCCGCGCGACGATATCTCGCGGCTGGTCGGCCTCATTCGCGAACTGCCCCATGTCACGTTGCGCGGACTGGGCATGCACCTCGGTTCGCAGATCGGCAACGCCGATCCGTTGCGTGATGCCCTGCCGCGGCTGCTCGCCGCCGTGGAAACGGCGCGGTCCGAAGGGCACGATGTGCGTTACCTCGATGTCGGCGGCGGCCTGTCGGTGCCGTACGAAGCGGGTGAGCATGATGCCGATGTGGAGGACTACGCGGCACTTGTGCGCGCCGCCGGCCTCGAGACGGGGCTGACCCTGCTGCTCGAACCTGGACGTTACATCGTGGCCGAATCCGGTGCGCTCCTCACCCGGGTGCTGTATCGCAAGCATGCCGCGGGCAAGGATTTTGTCGTGACCGATGCCGGCATGAACGATCTGATCCGGCCGGCCCTGTACCAGGCCTATCATGCCATCGAGGCGGTGGTGGATACCCCGCGCACCATCACGGCCGACGTGGTCGGACCCATCTGCGAGTCCGGCGACTTCTTCGCAAAGCACCGGGACCTTCCCGATGTGGCGGCCGACGACCTGCTGGTCATCCGGACCGCCGGTGCGTACGGCTACACGATGACCTCGAACTACAACTCCCGTCCCCGGCCCGTCGAAGTGCTCGCGGACGGGGATCGGTTTGCCATCATCACGGAACGCGAGCGCTACGAGGATCTCGTGCGACTCGAACGTGCTCATCTCCAGTGGAGAACCATCTGA
- a CDS encoding metallophosphoesterase, which translates to MRIGLLSDTHDRVPAVRALLDQMVQGGVSLVMHAGDYCSPFSLQPFQDLSLPLLGVFGRNDGDRDALVAAANTGFGATELFESPHSFDLGGKSVLLIHDLAEVHQRSIDGHEVIVHGFTHVPEMKSRGDSLLVNPGEGCGWLHGAPTGAILDLETKAVEFLKLTGPEWKY; encoded by the coding sequence ATGCGTATCGGCTTGTTGTCGGATACTCACGACCGTGTGCCGGCCGTTCGTGCCTTGCTGGACCAGATGGTGCAGGGCGGTGTGTCGCTGGTCATGCACGCCGGGGACTACTGCTCGCCGTTCTCGTTGCAGCCCTTCCAGGATCTGTCGTTGCCGCTGCTCGGGGTCTTTGGCCGCAATGACGGGGATCGTGACGCACTCGTGGCCGCGGCCAACACCGGCTTCGGCGCCACCGAACTGTTCGAGTCGCCCCATTCGTTCGATCTGGGCGGCAAGTCGGTGCTGCTCATTCACGATCTCGCGGAAGTGCATCAGCGTTCCATCGATGGACACGAGGTGATCGTGCACGGATTCACGCACGTGCCGGAGATGAAATCGCGTGGGGATTCTCTGCTGGTCAATCCCGGCGAAGGGTGTGGCTGGTTGCATGGCGCGCCGACCGGCGCGATTCTCGATCTCGAAACCAAGGCGGTGGAGTTTCTCAAACTCACCGGCCCGGAGTGGAAGTACTGA